One genomic window of Candidatus Kuenenia stuttgartiensis includes the following:
- the lptB gene encoding LPS export ABC transporter ATP-binding protein: MNLLRTEGLTKSFGKRTVVNNVSFEINRGEIVGLLGQNGAGKSTSFNMVIGIIRPDSGRVIFQGEDVTHMPIYLRARKGMGYLCQEPSVFQRLTVEENILAILETHRYNSHEKYKLLVDLLTEFNLKSLSKHKAFTLSGGERRRLEIARALASSPSMILLDEPFTGVDPIAVNEVQEIVLKLRDKGIGILITDHNVREALSITSHSYIISEGEVVAKGTTQEILNNPVARQSYLGDNFPNSEHRLADFDYQHRKTSTNKKKKPIVRKDAIIK, from the coding sequence ATGAACTTACTCCGAACAGAAGGGCTAACAAAATCTTTCGGTAAACGCACTGTTGTAAACAATGTCAGTTTCGAAATAAACAGAGGCGAGATAGTCGGATTGCTTGGCCAAAACGGGGCAGGGAAAAGCACCTCTTTCAATATGGTTATTGGAATTATTCGCCCAGATAGCGGAAGGGTAATATTTCAAGGCGAAGACGTTACCCATATGCCTATATATTTACGGGCGCGTAAAGGCATGGGATATTTATGCCAGGAACCGTCTGTTTTCCAGCGTTTAACGGTGGAAGAAAATATTCTGGCGATCCTGGAAACCCACAGATACAATTCTCATGAAAAATACAAATTACTTGTCGATTTGCTTACCGAATTCAATTTGAAATCGCTTTCAAAACATAAGGCATTTACCCTTTCCGGCGGAGAAAGAAGGCGTCTTGAAATTGCGCGGGCGCTTGCAAGCTCTCCTTCCATGATTTTGCTGGACGAACCCTTCACCGGCGTGGATCCTATTGCGGTAAATGAGGTGCAGGAAATCGTTTTAAAACTCCGAGATAAGGGCATCGGCATTCTTATTACCGACCACAATGTCCGGGAGGCGCTGAGCATTACCTCTCATTCATATATTATCAGCGAAGGCGAGGTTGTCGCAAAAGGCACAACACAGGAAATATTAAATAATCCGGTCGCACGCCAGTCTTATCTCGGTGATAATTTCCCGAACAGTGAACATCGGTTAGCCGATTTCGATTATCAGCACAGGAAAACATCAACAAATAAAAAGAAAAAACCCATTGTTCGAAAAGACGCCATTATAAAATAG
- a CDS encoding FmdB family zinc ribbon protein, with product MPVYEFKCNKCNITFEEYFKSTSEQKMLFCPSCRSEHVEKIFSVFGASGTGNGNPAPAGNKAGGGCGCCAMG from the coding sequence ATGCCCGTATATGAATTTAAATGCAATAAATGCAACATAACATTTGAGGAATATTTTAAAAGCACCTCTGAACAAAAAATGCTATTCTGCCCTTCCTGCCGAAGCGAACACGTTGAAAAAATATTTTCCGTTTTTGGAGCCTCAGGAACAGGCAACGGCAATCCTGCCCCCGCAGGAAACAAGGCGGGCGGCGGTTGTGGTTGTTGTGCAATGGGCTAA
- a CDS encoding HAD family hydrolase has product MKETYSISKILRVRKAAIFDIDGTIIKGISSERVLFYYLLEKRVINFSSLLRFAAAFLRKCFSLKGLSFRKNKYYLKNNDYENIIGNIDECFHKRILPHISEYALQEIKRLKNEGYLIILLSGTLSPMVECFTKVCNADIGIGTKLAVDNEGRITGEIDGIHSYCGGKVKIIERLVSEYSLDLSSSYGFGNAYVDVKFLRIVGYPVAVNASPMLWLYARANQWKMVTF; this is encoded by the coding sequence TTGAAAGAAACATATTCAATAAGTAAAATCCTGCGCGTGAGAAAAGCAGCTATTTTTGATATCGACGGAACAATAATTAAGGGTATTTCCTCCGAAAGGGTTTTATTTTATTATCTTCTGGAAAAGAGGGTAATAAATTTCAGTAGTCTGTTGCGTTTTGCCGCAGCTTTTCTCCGGAAATGTTTCAGTTTAAAGGGGCTGTCTTTCAGAAAGAATAAATACTATCTAAAGAATAATGATTATGAAAACATTATTGGCAATATAGACGAATGTTTTCATAAGCGAATATTGCCGCATATATCGGAATATGCGTTACAGGAAATAAAGAGACTGAAAAATGAAGGATATCTGATCATTTTACTATCAGGTACGCTGAGTCCAATGGTAGAATGCTTTACAAAAGTTTGCAATGCCGATATTGGGATAGGGACTAAACTTGCCGTTGACAATGAAGGCAGGATTACCGGTGAGATTGACGGCATCCATTCTTACTGCGGTGGGAAGGTGAAGATTATTGAACGCCTTGTTTCAGAATATAGTTTGGATCTTTCATCTTCCTATGGTTTTGGCAACGCATATGTGGATGTAAAATTTTTGCGTATAGTGGGATACCCGGTAGCGGTAAACGCAAGTCCTATGCTTTGGTTGTATGCCAGGGCGAATCAGTGGAAAATGGTTACTTTTTAA
- a CDS encoding ROK family protein, giving the protein MCKYIIGVDLGGTNLKAGIVGRDGNILYQFSIKTNAHAESQVISHQICELIAGIIKNVRIEKSDILGIGLGSPGLIDKKGETILFSPNLSKWRDIPIKKIISDTFGLPCILENDANAAAWGEKWVGAGKDVSSLVMLTLGTGIGGGIILDNKLWRGINNTAGEIGHMSIQTDGPLCNCGNYGCIEVYASAPGMVRRFRELLESGKASLLKKDEEITAKRINEAAVQGDGASLSIIEETGRYLGIAIVNIIHILNPGAVVLSGGLIGSGELLMRPVKRTIEERVLKASYKDTKILFSQLGTDAGIIGAAGCLLKELEISA; this is encoded by the coding sequence TTGTGCAAATATATCATCGGCGTGGATTTAGGCGGCACTAATTTAAAAGCCGGCATTGTTGGGCGGGATGGCAACATTTTGTATCAATTTTCAATAAAAACGAACGCCCATGCGGAATCACAGGTAATTTCCCATCAAATATGTGAACTTATCGCCGGAATAATAAAAAATGTCCGCATTGAGAAGTCCGATATTCTTGGTATAGGGCTTGGTTCTCCCGGACTTATTGATAAAAAAGGCGAGACTATTTTGTTTTCACCAAATTTATCCAAATGGCGTGATATCCCCATTAAAAAAATTATATCCGATACATTTGGTTTGCCCTGCATCCTGGAAAATGATGCAAATGCAGCCGCCTGGGGAGAAAAATGGGTAGGGGCCGGGAAAGACGTCAGTTCATTGGTAATGTTAACGCTGGGTACGGGAATCGGTGGCGGCATTATCCTGGATAATAAGTTGTGGCGGGGAATAAATAATACTGCCGGAGAAATAGGCCATATGTCGATACAAACAGACGGCCCTCTGTGTAATTGCGGCAATTATGGATGTATTGAGGTGTATGCATCCGCGCCTGGCATGGTAAGACGATTCAGGGAGTTATTGGAAAGCGGCAAGGCTTCATTATTAAAAAAGGATGAGGAAATTACCGCTAAGAGGATCAATGAAGCTGCCGTACAGGGAGATGGTGCATCGTTGAGTATCATTGAAGAAACAGGACGCTATCTCGGCATTGCTATCGTTAATATCATACACATATTGAATCCCGGGGCTGTTGTATTGTCAGGTGGCCTGATTGGTTCTGGAGAATTGTTAATGCGTCCGGTTAAACGGACAATAGAAGAAAGGGTTTTAAAGGCATCATATAAGGATACGAAAATACTATTTTCACAACTTGGTACTGATGCGGGAATAATAGGAGCTGCCGGATGTCTACTGAAAGAATTAGAAATTTCTGCATAA
- a CDS encoding S26 family signal peptidase, giving the protein MFKNKENTKKTDLPDKKKKRKHKLRENIESIAIAVALAFAIRYFVVEAFKIPTGSMAPTLLGVHKDVSCPNCNWSFYADRQSETATCPNCQFEINTSLYCTACNGKIRYNWPPWLWRKGTCPACQTKIAWKDLSNRVTHGGNRILVNKFWYTFTKPKRWDVMVFVYPFYDIKCKNCSVLIPDVKWRDSLSCPRCGSTKFSKKKKNYIKRLIGLPGEKLQIVNGDIYINDKIQRKPEKAQNALWMPVYNGNYTIHEEVVPTWIIDNEFWNVTEKSLSLNNLNKDNSGTSLVTFGQQISDQNGYNNRSGENEVGDIKISLNVTPAKGSHRLEFVLEKNEEVFSASIPIEDIANKCTLSRSNNVVVEKDFHLTVNQTHKIEFSNVDHIVSLKVNDVNVFSFDYYNGSIPAFRPFDSSKVRFGGTNAKVKYDNIQIYHDIYYTRLSDDTYGTSQPIQLKEKDYFVLGDNSRNSNDSRVWKFVPEKNVIGKAFFVFWPLENINFIK; this is encoded by the coding sequence GTGTTCAAAAATAAGGAAAACACTAAAAAGACAGATTTGCCGGATAAAAAGAAAAAGCGTAAACATAAGTTACGCGAAAATATAGAATCAATAGCCATAGCGGTGGCATTGGCATTCGCTATCCGTTATTTTGTCGTAGAAGCATTTAAAATTCCAACAGGATCGATGGCGCCTACTCTGTTGGGTGTGCATAAGGACGTCAGTTGCCCTAACTGTAACTGGAGTTTCTATGCCGACCGCCAAAGCGAGACCGCTACCTGCCCCAATTGCCAATTTGAAATAAATACCTCTCTTTACTGCACTGCATGCAATGGCAAGATCCGATACAACTGGCCCCCCTGGCTATGGAGAAAAGGCACATGCCCCGCTTGCCAAACAAAAATAGCATGGAAGGATTTGTCAAACCGGGTCACGCATGGCGGTAACAGAATACTGGTAAATAAATTCTGGTATACATTTACCAAACCGAAACGCTGGGACGTCATGGTCTTTGTCTATCCGTTCTATGATATAAAATGTAAAAACTGTTCGGTTCTGATACCTGATGTAAAATGGCGTGACAGTTTATCCTGTCCGCGGTGTGGTTCTACAAAATTTTCAAAAAAGAAGAAGAATTATATTAAACGGCTGATTGGATTGCCGGGTGAAAAGCTGCAGATCGTAAATGGTGATATTTATATAAACGACAAAATACAAAGAAAACCTGAAAAAGCACAGAATGCGTTATGGATGCCTGTTTATAACGGTAATTACACCATACATGAAGAAGTGGTTCCTACCTGGATAATAGACAATGAATTTTGGAATGTCACTGAGAAATCACTGTCATTGAATAATCTGAATAAAGATAATTCCGGGACGTCGCTGGTTACTTTTGGGCAACAAATATCCGATCAGAACGGTTACAATAACCGTTCCGGAGAAAATGAAGTGGGAGACATCAAAATAAGCCTTAACGTTACTCCGGCAAAAGGGTCGCATCGATTGGAATTTGTTCTTGAAAAAAATGAAGAGGTCTTTTCCGCCAGTATTCCCATCGAAGATATCGCAAACAAGTGTACTCTTTCGAGATCAAATAATGTTGTAGTGGAAAAAGATTTTCATTTAACCGTCAACCAGACACATAAGATAGAATTTTCCAATGTAGATCATATCGTATCGCTTAAAGTAAATGACGTTAATGTATTTTCATTCGACTATTATAACGGGAGTATCCCCGCGTTCCGCCCATTTGACTCAAGCAAGGTGCGTTTTGGCGGGACGAACGCAAAGGTGAAGTATGACAATATTCAAATATATCACGACATTTATTATACACGCCTTTCGGACGATACCTATGGCACTTCCCAGCCAATTCAATTGAAGGAAAAAGATTATTTTGTATTAGGGGATAACAGCAGAAACAGTAACGATAGCCGCGTGTGGAAGTTTGTTCCAGAAAAGAATGTTATAGGGAAGGCATTTTTTGTATTCTGGCCATTAGAAAACATCAACTTTATTAAATAG
- a CDS encoding LysM peptidoglycan-binding domain-containing protein produces MNSIKSYLRNVYIIFLSAVSALFFLGGCATQKEKTEIPLLKEKPVASEEPQKAMTTYTIMKGDTLWRISKNYGVSVESIVAANQIKDIRDLKIGQKITIPSNNVSYTYSNPTVSAMPSQNRVVSSKGFIWPVKGDIVSHFNQTRNGKKFMGISIQPHSRQEIVAAKKGTVEAVSGSDNNFYVVVIKHDGEVRTLYGVHCIPIVSEGNYIEQGQTIATFDPLTKESSTKEIHFKIYVKDKPVNPVSYLP; encoded by the coding sequence ATGAATAGCATAAAAAGTTATTTACGTAACGTTTATATCATCTTTCTCTCAGCCGTGTCTGCATTGTTTTTTCTGGGTGGGTGCGCCACTCAAAAAGAAAAAACGGAAATTCCATTGCTTAAAGAAAAGCCGGTAGCTTCTGAAGAACCACAAAAGGCGATGACTACCTATACGATTATGAAAGGGGATACATTGTGGCGTATTTCAAAAAATTACGGTGTGTCGGTCGAGTCAATTGTGGCGGCAAATCAAATAAAAGATATACGGGATTTAAAGATAGGACAGAAAATTACTATTCCTTCGAACAATGTTTCCTATACATATAGCAACCCAACAGTAAGCGCAATGCCGTCTCAAAACCGGGTAGTTTCTTCAAAAGGTTTTATCTGGCCCGTAAAAGGGGATATCGTATCGCATTTTAATCAAACAAGAAACGGCAAAAAGTTTATGGGTATAAGTATACAACCCCATTCAAGACAAGAAATCGTTGCGGCAAAAAAAGGAACGGTAGAAGCAGTTTCCGGTTCGGACAATAATTTTTATGTGGTCGTAATCAAACATGATGGGGAAGTAAGAACTTTATACGGCGTCCATTGCATACCAATTGTCAGCGAGGGAAACTATATTGAACAAGGGCAGACAATTGCCACTTTTGATCCCCTCACAAAGGAAAGCAGCACAAAAGAAATTCACTTTAAAATATATGTAAAAGATAAACCTGTTAACCCTGTCTCTTATTTACCTTAA
- the lepA gene encoding translation elongation factor 4, whose protein sequence is MSTERIRNFCIIAHIDHGKSTLADRLLERTQAISTREFRNQMLDDMDLERERGITIKASAVALTLRRGETEYNLNLIDTPGHVDFSYEVSRSLGSCEGALLLVDASQGVEAQTVANTYLAMEHDLVIIPVVSKIDLPQSRPYEVLAEMEKTLGISSEEALMVSAKSGEGVDQIFDAIIKYIPPPKGDPSGPLRALIFDSEYDAYRGVIIYLRVFDGSLKVGDEIFMIKTRRSFKVEEVGVFKPKMAPKNGLFTGEVGYCIANIKSIHDVKVGDTVTLNKEKAEKPLTGYRQPIPMVYCGIYPVDNADFKVLREALERLSLNDSSFSFIPETSQALGFGFRCGFLGLLHMDIVQERLERESHINIVQTAPNVTYEILKTNKEVIRVDNPESVPPVNEIDEFREPMVRSSFVLPTEYLGAIMQLAEARRGRYKSTEYLSEKRAILVYELPLAEIIFDFFDKMKSATRGYGTLDYDLIGYESADLVKLDILVGGKRVDALSTIVHKKDAEVRGRKQVKKLKKEISRHLFEVVLQAAIGSRVIARETIKPIAKNVTAKCYGGDITRKRKLLEKQKEGKKRMKSVGNVEIPQKAFLSVLSIDDDE, encoded by the coding sequence ATGTCTACTGAAAGAATTAGAAATTTCTGCATAATTGCACATATCGATCACGGAAAGTCAACCCTGGCAGACCGCCTTCTGGAAAGGACGCAGGCGATATCTACGAGAGAATTCCGGAATCAGATGCTTGATGATATGGATTTGGAACGTGAACGCGGCATTACCATAAAGGCAAGTGCGGTGGCATTGACGCTCAGGCGCGGGGAAACAGAGTATAATTTAAACCTCATCGATACCCCGGGCCATGTTGATTTTAGCTATGAAGTATCGAGAAGTCTGGGTTCATGCGAAGGGGCTTTGCTGCTGGTGGACGCCTCGCAGGGTGTGGAGGCGCAGACAGTCGCCAATACCTACCTTGCAATGGAACATGATCTGGTAATTATCCCTGTGGTAAGTAAAATTGATTTGCCGCAGTCACGCCCTTATGAGGTATTAGCTGAAATGGAAAAGACCCTGGGCATTAGCTCTGAAGAGGCATTAATGGTGAGCGCAAAGAGCGGAGAAGGCGTTGATCAGATTTTTGACGCTATTATTAAATATATCCCACCGCCAAAAGGCGATCCCAGTGGGCCGCTGCGGGCGTTAATTTTCGATTCGGAGTATGATGCGTACAGGGGCGTCATTATTTATCTGCGTGTCTTTGACGGATCGTTAAAAGTGGGCGATGAAATATTCATGATAAAAACACGGCGTTCGTTTAAGGTGGAAGAGGTCGGCGTCTTTAAACCAAAAATGGCACCCAAAAACGGACTGTTTACCGGTGAAGTAGGATATTGCATTGCCAATATTAAGTCCATTCACGATGTTAAAGTAGGCGATACTGTCACCTTAAACAAGGAAAAAGCGGAAAAACCGTTAACAGGCTACCGGCAGCCAATACCAATGGTCTATTGCGGTATCTATCCTGTGGACAATGCTGATTTTAAAGTGCTTCGTGAGGCACTGGAACGTTTAAGCCTGAACGATTCTTCCTTCAGCTTTATCCCTGAAACTTCTCAGGCGTTGGGATTCGGTTTCCGGTGCGGATTTCTCGGGCTTTTACATATGGATATCGTTCAGGAACGTCTGGAACGGGAAAGTCATATCAATATAGTGCAGACGGCGCCTAACGTAACCTATGAAATTTTAAAAACAAATAAAGAAGTAATCAGAGTCGATAATCCTGAAAGTGTTCCTCCGGTAAATGAAATAGATGAATTTCGCGAACCAATGGTGCGGTCAAGTTTTGTCTTGCCTACAGAATATTTAGGCGCTATCATGCAACTTGCTGAAGCAAGAAGGGGCAGATACAAAAGCACTGAATATTTAAGTGAAAAACGTGCGATTCTTGTATACGAACTGCCCTTAGCGGAAATCATTTTTGATTTTTTTGATAAAATGAAATCAGCCACAAGAGGCTATGGAACATTGGATTACGACTTAATAGGATACGAATCTGCCGATCTTGTAAAATTAGATATCCTGGTTGGCGGGAAAAGAGTAGACGCCCTTTCAACCATAGTACACAAAAAGGATGCAGAGGTCAGAGGAAGAAAACAGGTGAAGAAGTTAAAAAAAGAGATTTCCAGACACCTGTTTGAAGTGGTACTGCAGGCAGCTATCGGGAGCAGGGTAATTGCCAGGGAGACCATTAAACCTATTGCTAAAAATGTTACGGCCAAATGTTACGGCGGAGATATTACGAGAAAAAGGAAACTTCTTGAAAAACAGAAAGAAGGGAAAAAACGTATGAAATCGGTGGGAAACGTGGAAATACCCCAGAAAGCATTCTTGTCCGTACTGTCGATTGATGATGATGAATAA
- a CDS encoding nitroreductase family protein, which translates to MNIYNIMKERRSVRSYKKESVPEEKLERILEAARNAPSAANRQPVCFFVIKNENVKKQLKEAYSEEWFYTAPVIIGVCSIPEVAWKRGDGKNYADIDAAIAMDHLILAATEEGLATCWVAAFKISVVKSVLHLPPGIEPVAFTPLGYPEIMPDPTHRKSLKELTKYI; encoded by the coding sequence ATGAATATATACAATATTATGAAAGAAAGACGGAGTGTGCGTTCTTACAAGAAAGAGTCTGTTCCTGAAGAAAAACTGGAACGAATACTGGAGGCGGCAAGAAATGCGCCAAGCGCCGCCAACCGCCAACCGGTATGCTTCTTTGTGATTAAGAATGAGAATGTGAAAAAACAACTGAAAGAAGCGTATAGCGAAGAATGGTTTTACACCGCCCCTGTGATAATTGGCGTATGCAGTATTCCGGAAGTAGCGTGGAAACGAGGTGACGGAAAAAATTATGCGGATATAGACGCCGCAATAGCGATGGACCATCTCATCCTTGCCGCCACAGAAGAGGGACTGGCTACTTGCTGGGTTGCCGCTTTTAAGATATCTGTCGTAAAATCAGTCCTTCATCTTCCGCCCGGCATTGAACCTGTTGCGTTTACGCCGCTTGGTTATCCTGAAATTATGCCTGACCCTACTCATCGTAAATCGCTGAAAGAATTGACAAAATATATATGA
- a CDS encoding HIT family protein — MKNIWAPWRVTYIKNASEKEACFLCEAYNGSSEEEKHIVCRGEQCFCILNKYPYNSGHLMVVPNRHVADITELADSELLEIMKMAGKMQKHLSSLMKPDGFNIGINLGKSAGAGLPGHIHLHIVPRWNGDTNFMPVFSDVKIISQSLEYIAAELKKSISGG; from the coding sequence ATGAAAAATATATGGGCGCCATGGCGTGTGACGTATATTAAGAACGCGTCTGAAAAAGAGGCATGTTTTTTATGCGAAGCGTACAACGGCAGTTCGGAAGAAGAAAAACATATCGTATGCCGCGGCGAGCAATGTTTTTGCATTCTGAATAAATATCCCTATAACAGCGGACACCTTATGGTTGTCCCAAACAGGCATGTGGCAGATATCACCGAACTTGCCGATAGTGAATTATTGGAGATAATGAAGATGGCGGGCAAGATGCAAAAACACCTTTCATCGCTTATGAAACCCGATGGTTTTAATATAGGCATTAACCTGGGAAAATCAGCCGGCGCGGGGTTGCCAGGCCATATACATTTGCATATAGTACCAAGATGGAACGGCGATACGAATTTTATGCCGGTCTTTTCAGACGTAAAGATCATATCTCAGTCATTGGAATATATTGCTGCGGAACTTAAAAAAAGCATTTCGGGTGGGTAA
- a CDS encoding EamA family transporter produces MAPYYLAIITAILWGTVAFLEKVGLSSVEPMTAYIVRSSGVVIGVIIIVLFTSNLSAVGRMGIKSICCLVLAGLLAGFIAQVIFFKAIKTGEISKVVPITSSAPLFTFFFGCIFLGEEVTFSKVMGMLLILGGLMLLR; encoded by the coding sequence ATGGCGCCATATTATCTTGCAATTATTACCGCTATTCTCTGGGGTACCGTTGCTTTTTTAGAAAAGGTAGGGCTTTCTTCTGTTGAACCTATGACGGCTTATATAGTGCGAAGTTCGGGCGTAGTCATTGGTGTTATTATTATCGTGTTGTTTACTTCAAATCTGTCAGCCGTCGGGAGGATGGGAATCAAGTCCATTTGCTGCCTTGTGCTTGCAGGTCTTTTGGCGGGTTTTATAGCACAGGTGATATTTTTTAAGGCAATTAAAACGGGGGAAATTTCAAAAGTTGTTCCTATTACCAGCAGCGCCCCGTTGTTTACCTTTTTTTTTGGTTGTATTTTTTTGGGAGAGGAGGTTACCTTTTCCAAAGTTATGGGTATGCTGTTAATTTTAGGGGGGCTGATGTTGCTTCGTTAG